The following coding sequences are from one Quadrisphaera sp. RL12-1S window:
- a CDS encoding alpha/beta hydrolase: MSVILVHGLWHVPAHFDLLAAALRERGIGVVVPELHRGSLAADAAAVQAVVEATAKVAGAPPVMLGHSYGGSVITGLSGVAHLVYLAAFVPDAGESAASLGGPAPWADAAVVRCSDGTSEIAHGRAAEALYADCSPQVAARAGSLLRPQAGGHGRGVPERAAWRSTSSTYVVCAHDRVLDPDVQRLMAQRCTRSVEWSTSHSPFLSRPDLVACLINEVLEGPGLGAS; the protein is encoded by the coding sequence GTGAGTGTCATCCTCGTCCACGGCCTGTGGCACGTACCGGCTCACTTCGACCTCCTGGCCGCTGCCTTGCGCGAGAGAGGCATCGGCGTCGTCGTTCCCGAGCTGCACCGCGGTTCTCTGGCCGCTGATGCTGCCGCCGTCCAGGCAGTCGTCGAGGCGACGGCGAAGGTTGCCGGCGCGCCGCCGGTGATGCTCGGCCACTCCTACGGCGGGTCTGTCATCACTGGCCTGTCAGGTGTCGCACACCTGGTTTACCTCGCGGCTTTCGTTCCCGACGCCGGCGAGAGCGCCGCGAGCTTGGGCGGCCCAGCTCCATGGGCTGACGCGGCTGTCGTGCGTTGCTCCGACGGCACCAGCGAGATCGCTCACGGTCGCGCGGCGGAAGCCCTGTACGCCGACTGCTCACCGCAGGTCGCGGCTAGGGCGGGGAGTCTGCTGCGTCCTCAGGCTGGTGGGCACGGACGCGGTGTGCCCGAGCGCGCTGCGTGGCGTTCGACGTCCTCGACGTACGTCGTCTGCGCTCACGACCGCGTGCTGGATCCGGATGTGCAGCGGTTGATGGCGCAGCGGTGCACGCGCAGCGTGGAGTGGTCTACCAGCCACTCGCCCTTCCTGAGCCGACCCGATCTCGTCGCCTGCCTGATCAACGAGGTTCTGGAGGGACCTGGACTGGGTGCCAGCTAA
- a CDS encoding VOC family protein — MIGHLEKTVIDCPDPQALAAFYCAVLGMQINQNLEDWTVIGLGPDRRDLAFQRVHDYSPPTWPQPGQPQQMHVDIRVSDPDIAEAALLALGAKRRPSAAEAIHGTFRTFLDPAGHPFCIVFGRPPRGPAPEPRAPDGASTPA, encoded by the coding sequence GTGATCGGCCATCTGGAGAAAACCGTGATCGACTGCCCAGACCCCCAGGCCCTGGCAGCGTTCTACTGCGCCGTGCTGGGCATGCAGATCAACCAGAACCTCGAGGACTGGACGGTGATCGGTCTCGGCCCCGACCGACGCGACCTGGCCTTCCAACGCGTCCACGACTACTCACCGCCCACCTGGCCGCAGCCGGGGCAGCCGCAGCAGATGCACGTGGACATCCGCGTCTCAGACCCCGACATCGCCGAGGCAGCACTGCTGGCCCTGGGAGCCAAACGTCGCCCGAGCGCTGCGGAAGCCATCCACGGGACCTTCCGGACCTTTCTGGACCCTGCCGGGCACCCCTTCTGCATCGTCTTCGGACGCCCACCTCGCGGCCCCGCCCCGGAGCCCCGAGCACCAGACGGTGCATCGACACCAGCGTGA
- a CDS encoding sugar nucleotide-binding protein, whose product MNLLVLGASGLLGGQVLRQAQLNGARVTGTYWTTPPQSTGAEWLQLDVRDPGMVRALLAQTRPDVVIDAAYRQDDWATTAEGPANIAKAAGAVGARLVFVSSDAVFSGRGSPYTETAAPDPVTRYGAAKVAAEVAVQELAPSAVVVRTSLIITDTGASAHEQRAASAAAGAGGALFVDDIRCPVHVDDLASALLELAASDRSGVHHVAGPDAVSRYELGRLIAVRDGLDPEKIPRAHRSDLGPAEPLDVRLDCRATLSGLRSRVRGARTFLAAQS is encoded by the coding sequence ATGAACCTGCTCGTGCTCGGGGCCAGCGGCCTGCTCGGAGGACAGGTGCTGCGCCAGGCCCAGCTGAACGGGGCACGCGTGACGGGCACGTACTGGACCACACCGCCCCAGAGCACCGGCGCCGAATGGCTCCAGCTGGACGTACGCGACCCCGGGATGGTCCGCGCCCTGCTCGCCCAGACTCGACCAGACGTCGTCATCGATGCTGCCTACCGCCAGGACGACTGGGCGACCACGGCCGAGGGGCCGGCCAACATCGCGAAGGCCGCGGGGGCAGTGGGGGCGCGGCTGGTGTTCGTCTCCTCCGACGCTGTCTTCTCCGGGAGAGGTTCCCCTTACACCGAGACCGCGGCACCGGACCCAGTCACCCGCTACGGAGCAGCCAAGGTTGCAGCAGAGGTCGCGGTGCAGGAACTAGCGCCAAGCGCTGTGGTCGTCCGCACCTCTTTGATCATCACCGATACCGGTGCTTCCGCTCACGAGCAGCGGGCGGCGTCCGCAGCGGCGGGAGCGGGCGGTGCGCTGTTCGTCGATGACATCCGCTGTCCGGTCCACGTGGACGACCTGGCCTCGGCGCTGCTCGAGCTCGCAGCCTCGGATCGGTCTGGGGTTCACCACGTGGCGGGCCCTGACGCTGTGAGCCGGTACGAGCTTGGTCGTCTCATCGCTGTCCGTGACGGTCTCGACCCAGAGAAGATCCCGCGGGCGCATCGCAGTGACCTGGGCCCGGCCGAGCCGCTCGACGTGCGTCTCGACTGCAGGGCGACCTTGTCGGGGCTGAGGAGCCGAGTGCGGGGTGCGCGCACGTTCTTGGCCGCTCAGTCGTGA
- a CDS encoding flavoprotein → MKASDGAAAAARLMLLISAARPLRSLQTGLHLARDLGADIWVGASGDALSWLDRKAVEGVTGRPLVNDGEPLPAGSCTVCVAPATFNTLNKLASGVADTLVTAVAAEAIGAGQRVVVAPSMNSALMDHPVAPESRRRLVSYGVHLLWPETGNESIEDFGAWWEAVISECALA, encoded by the coding sequence ATGAAGGCTTCGGATGGTGCGGCGGCCGCGGCGAGGTTGATGCTCTTGATCAGCGCTGCCCGTCCCTTGAGGTCGCTACAGACCGGACTGCACCTGGCCCGTGACCTCGGAGCCGACATCTGGGTGGGCGCTTCGGGGGATGCCCTGTCGTGGCTCGACCGGAAGGCCGTCGAGGGAGTGACCGGAAGGCCGTTGGTGAACGACGGTGAGCCGCTGCCAGCGGGCAGTTGCACGGTCTGCGTGGCCCCGGCGACCTTCAACACGCTGAACAAGCTGGCCAGCGGGGTCGCGGACACACTGGTGACCGCCGTCGCCGCCGAGGCGATCGGGGCTGGGCAGCGGGTGGTAGTGGCTCCTTCGATGAACAGCGCCTTGATGGACCATCCGGTAGCGCCTGAGAGTCGACGCCGGCTTGTCTCCTACGGGGTTCACCTGCTGTGGCCAGAGACCGGCAACGAGTCGATAGAAGACTTCGGTGCTTGGTGGGAGGCGGTCATCTCCGAATGCGCGCTGGCGTAG
- a CDS encoding VOC family protein — MNNYGVMSSCTDSTRQRATKVIDEGSGALRSEVPCRAMHRSRFSTILIDAPKQEAAASTSFWSAALGAPTSQPPGEPQYSTLHGAAPGLVVAVQVVEDSARYHVDIETDDVAAEVERLVGLGATPLSTWQGCHTLKAPGGHLLCVIPIHSDPDKFAASANTWA; from the coding sequence ATGAACAACTACGGTGTCATGTCGAGCTGCACAGACTCCACCCGTCAACGCGCGACGAAGGTGATCGACGAGGGCAGCGGTGCGCTTCGGTCGGAAGTACCCTGCCGGGCCATGCACCGCAGCCGCTTCTCGACAATCTTGATCGACGCCCCGAAACAGGAGGCGGCCGCCAGCACCTCCTTCTGGTCAGCCGCGTTGGGCGCGCCGACCAGCCAACCGCCTGGCGAACCGCAGTACTCGACCCTGCATGGCGCCGCCCCTGGCCTAGTGGTGGCGGTCCAGGTGGTTGAAGATTCAGCTCGCTACCACGTCGACATCGAGACCGATGACGTGGCTGCGGAGGTGGAGCGGTTGGTGGGGCTGGGGGCGACGCCACTGTCTACATGGCAGGGGTGCCACACCCTCAAGGCTCCTGGCGGCCATCTGCTCTGCGTCATCCCCATACACAGCGACCCAGACAAGTTCGCCGCCTCGGCGAACACCTGGGCCTAG
- a CDS encoding thioredoxin-like domain-containing protein: protein MTSPVRDHGLPKQLATPVKRTRVRAPELVGRRWVGTGGADLSLADLRGRIVLLDFWTSCCVNCQHVLDELRELEHEFADVLVVVGVHSPKFAHEGTVEAVDAAVLRWDVRHPVLDDPQLTTWQAYAARAWPTLTVVDPEGYVVASMSGEGHAHGLGVLLRELVAEHEAKGTLRRGDQPYVAPPAPDSAFALPTALLALPDSAGGGYLVSDTAHHQLVVLDDDLTTERARVGTGERGLVDGGPDQARLSEPVGLTLLPPDVAARVGWDVAVADSTNHAVRGLRLADLSLVTLAGTGRQLRRREGGGPALEQDLSTPLDTAWFDDQLVIAMAGVHQLWALDPAPAGPAGAVDATGGVVRVLAGTTAEGLRDGAAEQAWFAQTGALETSADGSRLWVLDAETSALRWLERSGDAPADRAVKDVDDDRMANVLPVAGAGYEVGSVVGTGLFEFGLRDGEAAQALLQHPLGMALLPDGSVVVADTYNGALRRYDPLGGDAGEVTTLARDLAEPTAVAVELDDAGRAATFVVVESAASRLTRLQVPAAASKLAGEAQRVKRPPTPLAPGPVALRVAFTPPTGQKLDHRWGDPTRLVVSSSPEGLLSAGAGDAEGLTRGLVIDASALEQGATGVLHVSVQAAACDGDPVTGEVPEFAACHLYQQDWGIPVVLDSSGPSELALDLRGA from the coding sequence ATGACCTCCCCCGTCCGTGATCATGGACTTCCGAAGCAGCTGGCCACCCCGGTGAAGCGCACCCGCGTCCGCGCCCCCGAGCTCGTGGGCCGCCGCTGGGTGGGTACGGGCGGCGCCGACCTGTCCCTGGCCGACCTGCGCGGCCGCATCGTGCTGCTCGACTTCTGGACCAGCTGCTGCGTCAACTGCCAGCACGTCCTGGACGAGCTGCGCGAGCTGGAGCACGAGTTCGCCGACGTCCTCGTCGTCGTCGGGGTGCACTCACCGAAGTTCGCCCACGAGGGCACCGTCGAGGCCGTCGACGCCGCCGTCCTGCGCTGGGACGTGCGCCACCCCGTCCTCGACGACCCGCAGCTGACCACCTGGCAGGCCTACGCCGCGCGCGCGTGGCCGACGCTGACGGTGGTCGACCCGGAGGGCTACGTCGTCGCGTCGATGAGCGGCGAGGGCCACGCGCACGGGCTCGGGGTGCTGCTGCGCGAGCTGGTGGCCGAGCACGAGGCGAAGGGCACGCTGCGGCGCGGCGACCAGCCCTACGTGGCGCCGCCCGCCCCCGACAGCGCCTTCGCGCTGCCCACGGCGCTGCTCGCGCTCCCCGACAGCGCTGGCGGCGGCTACCTGGTGTCCGACACCGCCCACCACCAGCTCGTCGTCCTCGACGACGACCTCACCACCGAGCGCGCTCGCGTCGGCACCGGCGAGCGCGGCCTCGTCGACGGCGGCCCCGACCAGGCGCGCCTGTCCGAGCCGGTCGGCCTCACGCTGCTGCCGCCCGACGTCGCGGCGCGCGTCGGGTGGGACGTGGCCGTGGCCGACTCCACCAACCACGCCGTGCGCGGGCTGCGCCTGGCCGACCTGTCGCTGGTGACGCTGGCGGGCACCGGGCGCCAGCTGCGCCGCCGCGAGGGCGGCGGTCCGGCGCTGGAGCAGGACCTGTCCACCCCGCTCGACACCGCCTGGTTCGACGACCAGCTGGTCATCGCCATGGCCGGCGTGCACCAGCTGTGGGCGCTCGACCCGGCCCCGGCCGGTCCGGCCGGCGCCGTCGACGCCACCGGTGGCGTGGTCCGGGTGCTCGCCGGCACCACCGCCGAGGGCCTGCGCGACGGCGCCGCCGAGCAGGCGTGGTTCGCGCAGACCGGCGCGCTGGAGACCTCCGCCGACGGCAGCAGGTTGTGGGTGCTGGACGCCGAGACGTCCGCCCTGCGCTGGCTCGAGCGATCGGGCGACGCTCCTGCTGACCGGGCTGTCAAGGACGTCGACGACGACCGCATGGCCAACGTCCTTCCCGTCGCCGGTGCCGGCTACGAGGTCGGGTCCGTGGTGGGCACCGGCCTGTTCGAGTTCGGCCTGCGTGACGGCGAGGCCGCCCAGGCGCTGCTGCAGCACCCCCTCGGCATGGCGCTGCTGCCGGACGGGTCGGTGGTGGTGGCCGACACCTACAACGGCGCGCTGCGCCGCTACGACCCCCTCGGCGGCGACGCGGGCGAGGTGACCACGCTCGCCCGCGACCTCGCCGAGCCGACCGCCGTGGCCGTGGAGCTGGACGACGCCGGGCGGGCGGCGACCTTCGTCGTCGTCGAGAGCGCAGCCTCGCGCCTCACCCGGCTGCAGGTGCCGGCGGCGGCGTCGAAGCTGGCCGGGGAGGCGCAGCGCGTCAAGCGCCCGCCGACGCCGCTGGCGCCGGGACCCGTGGCGCTGCGCGTGGCGTTCACCCCGCCGACCGGGCAGAAGCTCGACCACCGCTGGGGAGACCCGACGCGGCTGGTGGTGTCGTCGTCGCCGGAGGGCCTGCTCAGCGCGGGTGCCGGAGACGCCGAGGGACTCACCCGGGGCCTCGTCATCGACGCCTCCGCCCTGGAGCAGGGCGCGACGGGCGTGCTGCACGTGTCGGTGCAGGCCGCCGCGTGCGACGGCGACCCGGTCACCGGGGAGGTGCCGGAGTTCGCCGCGTGCCACCTGTACCAGCAGGACTGGGGCATTCCCGTGGTCCTCGACTCCTCCGGTCCGTCGGAGCTGGCCCTCGACCTGCGCGGCGCCTGA
- a CDS encoding Gfo/Idh/MocA family protein, giving the protein MTDQLSETTRVSNVRWGVLATGGIAATVSGDIALVPGAELAAVASRDAGRAAAFAAEHGFTRSYGSYRELIEAGADRSSETGLDAVYIATPHAQHVVLARACVEAGLPVLVEKPVGCTAAATRGLAELARERGVFVMEALWARFQPNLVRLRELLASGAIGEVRSVAGDLGFALPYDPAHRLWDPAQGGGTLLDTGVYPVSFAQGVFGGSPQAVHAVGVLAENGVDAEASLLLDWGGGRTARLGSTLLAHAGGAGTITGTTGRIEVAGPLHKPSRLQVWADGAGRDDAPSEVVERPVTGRGYVHMVEHVHECLAAGLVESPVMPMTDSVAVAEVLDAALDALGAVHRDDDTALV; this is encoded by the coding sequence ATGACCGACCAGCTGAGCGAGACGACGAGGGTCAGCAACGTGCGCTGGGGCGTGCTCGCCACCGGCGGCATCGCCGCCACGGTGAGCGGTGACATCGCGCTCGTGCCGGGCGCGGAGCTCGCGGCCGTCGCCTCCCGCGACGCGGGCCGGGCGGCGGCCTTCGCGGCCGAGCACGGCTTCACCCGCTCCTACGGCTCCTACCGCGAGCTCATCGAGGCCGGTGCCGACAGGTCGAGCGAGACCGGGCTCGACGCGGTCTACATCGCCACCCCGCACGCCCAGCACGTGGTGCTGGCCCGCGCGTGCGTCGAGGCGGGGCTGCCCGTGCTGGTGGAGAAGCCCGTCGGCTGCACCGCGGCGGCCACCCGCGGCCTGGCGGAGCTGGCGCGCGAGCGCGGCGTCTTCGTCATGGAGGCGCTGTGGGCCCGCTTCCAGCCCAACCTCGTCCGCCTGCGCGAGCTGCTGGCGTCCGGCGCGATCGGCGAGGTCCGCTCGGTGGCCGGCGACCTCGGCTTCGCGCTGCCCTACGACCCGGCCCACCGCCTGTGGGACCCGGCGCAGGGCGGCGGCACGCTGCTCGACACCGGCGTCTACCCGGTGTCCTTCGCCCAGGGCGTCTTCGGCGGGTCCCCTCAGGCCGTGCACGCGGTCGGGGTGCTCGCCGAGAACGGCGTCGACGCAGAGGCCTCGCTGCTGCTCGACTGGGGCGGCGGCCGCACCGCGCGCCTGGGCTCCACGCTGCTCGCCCACGCGGGCGGCGCCGGCACCATCACCGGCACGACGGGCCGCATCGAGGTGGCCGGGCCGCTGCACAAGCCGTCCCGCCTGCAGGTGTGGGCCGACGGCGCCGGCCGCGACGACGCCCCGTCCGAGGTGGTGGAACGTCCCGTCACGGGCCGTGGTTACGTCCACATGGTCGAGCACGTGCACGAGTGCCTGGCCGCGGGGCTCGTGGAGAGCCCGGTCATGCCGATGACCGACTCGGTCGCCGTGGCCGAGGTGCTCGACGCCGCCCTGGACGCCCTCGGCGCGGTCCACCGCGACGACGACACCGCCCTCGTCTGA
- a CDS encoding S9 family peptidase: protein MSRTPDGTPFSDLVAYTRLPRTGGLALSPDGTRLVTAVSQLDERGGRSTTALWEVDPAGQRPARRLTRGAKGESAPVFTPAGDLLFTSARPDPAAAKDDGDDDAPAALWCLPAGGGEARKVAVRPGGLSGVTVAREAGTVLLGSPTLPSATDAADDARLRALRKDSRTSGVLHDALPVRIWDHDLGPDRHRLLVAGSDAAEALSGTGGRSGSGLDRLELRDLTGHVGAALPDDPAWTITADGTTAVTEWNVSEARGDRRSALVAVDTATGERRTLLDDPDHEHLAPVAAPSGARVAALRHTRATPAQAPDVDVVVVDAATGESLVLATGWDRWPASLTWTPDGSSLLVTADDGGRCPVFRLEVDGPSADEVQRLTPDDGAYSDVVASPDGQWVYALRSAVDAPPTPVRIPAAGGEPEVLPAPAHALGAWDAAGPELPGTLTEVTATAEDGTALRAWLALPHGAGPDQPAPLLLWIHGGPLSSWNAWSWRWNPWLAVARGYAVLLPDPALSTGYGLEFIKRGLGRWGAEPYTDLMTITDAAVARDDVDADRTAAMGGSFGGYMANWVAGHTDRFRAIVTHASLWALDQFSGTTDFPAEWAREMTAEMVRDNSPHDHADAITTPVLVIHGDDDDRVPVGEALRLWYDLLSRSQAAEGGTEAVPSSPHRFLYFPDEGHWVLGAGNARLWYATVLAFLDQHVLGQPWTPPEELG from the coding sequence ATGAGCCGGACACCTGACGGCACGCCCTTCTCCGACCTCGTCGCGTACACGCGGCTGCCCCGCACGGGGGGCCTGGCGCTCTCCCCGGACGGCACCCGCCTGGTCACCGCGGTCTCCCAGCTCGACGAGCGCGGCGGCCGGTCCACCACGGCGCTCTGGGAGGTCGACCCCGCGGGGCAGCGCCCCGCGCGGCGGCTGACGCGCGGCGCGAAGGGCGAGTCCGCCCCGGTCTTCACGCCCGCGGGCGACCTGCTCTTCACCTCCGCCCGCCCCGACCCGGCCGCTGCGAAGGACGACGGCGACGACGACGCGCCGGCCGCGCTGTGGTGCCTGCCGGCGGGAGGCGGCGAGGCGCGGAAGGTGGCGGTGCGCCCCGGGGGTCTCAGCGGCGTCACCGTGGCCCGCGAGGCCGGGACGGTGCTGCTCGGCAGCCCCACGCTGCCGTCGGCCACCGACGCCGCTGACGACGCGCGGCTGCGCGCGCTCCGCAAGGACTCCCGCACCAGCGGGGTCCTGCACGACGCCCTCCCGGTCCGGATCTGGGACCACGACCTCGGGCCCGACCGCCACCGCCTCCTGGTGGCCGGCAGCGACGCCGCGGAGGCGCTGTCCGGCACGGGAGGGCGCTCCGGCAGCGGGCTGGACCGCCTCGAGCTGCGCGACCTCACCGGTCACGTCGGTGCCGCCCTTCCGGACGACCCGGCCTGGACGATCACGGCTGACGGCACGACCGCGGTCACGGAGTGGAACGTCTCCGAGGCGCGCGGCGACCGCCGCAGCGCCCTCGTGGCCGTCGACACCGCGACGGGAGAGCGCCGCACGCTTCTGGACGACCCCGACCACGAGCACCTCGCGCCGGTCGCCGCACCGTCCGGCGCTCGCGTGGCGGCGCTCCGGCACACCCGGGCCACGCCGGCGCAGGCCCCGGACGTGGACGTGGTCGTCGTCGACGCCGCCACCGGGGAGAGCCTCGTGCTCGCCACCGGGTGGGACCGCTGGCCGGCGTCGCTGACGTGGACCCCCGACGGCTCCTCCCTGCTGGTCACCGCCGACGACGGTGGCCGGTGCCCGGTGTTCCGCCTTGAGGTCGACGGGCCCTCCGCCGACGAGGTGCAGCGGCTCACCCCTGACGACGGTGCCTACTCCGACGTCGTCGCCTCCCCCGACGGCCAGTGGGTCTACGCCCTGCGCTCCGCCGTCGACGCCCCGCCCACGCCCGTGCGCATCCCCGCCGCCGGCGGTGAGCCGGAGGTGCTCCCAGCCCCCGCGCACGCCCTGGGCGCCTGGGACGCGGCCGGCCCCGAGCTGCCCGGCACGCTCACCGAGGTCACCGCCACCGCCGAGGACGGCACCGCGCTGCGCGCGTGGCTCGCGCTCCCGCACGGCGCCGGACCGGACCAGCCCGCGCCGCTGCTGCTGTGGATCCACGGCGGCCCGCTGAGCAGCTGGAACGCGTGGAGCTGGCGGTGGAACCCGTGGCTCGCCGTGGCCCGCGGGTACGCCGTGCTCCTGCCCGACCCCGCCCTGTCCACCGGGTACGGCCTCGAGTTCATCAAGCGCGGGCTGGGGCGCTGGGGCGCCGAGCCGTACACCGACCTCATGACCATCACCGACGCCGCCGTGGCCCGCGACGACGTCGACGCCGACCGCACCGCCGCCATGGGCGGCTCCTTCGGCGGGTACATGGCCAACTGGGTGGCGGGCCACACCGACAGGTTCCGCGCGATCGTCACGCACGCCTCGCTGTGGGCGCTCGACCAGTTCTCCGGCACCACCGACTTCCCCGCCGAGTGGGCGCGGGAGATGACCGCCGAGATGGTGCGCGACAACTCCCCGCACGACCACGCCGACGCGATCACCACGCCCGTCCTCGTCATCCACGGGGACGACGACGACCGCGTGCCGGTCGGGGAGGCGCTGCGGCTCTGGTACGACCTGCTGAGCAGGTCGCAGGCTGCGGAGGGCGGCACCGAGGCCGTGCCGTCATCACCTCACCGCTTCCTGTACTTCCCCGACGAGGGCCACTGGGTGCTCGGCGCGGGCAACGCCCGGCTCTGGTACGCCACCGTCCTCGCCTTCCTGGACCAGCACGTGCTGGGTCAGCCGTGGACCCCACCCGAGGAGCTCGGATGA
- a CDS encoding cytochrome c oxidase assembly protein, which produces MVLERDVTAVRDVGRAERSPVALALVLGVPVALVALVVSMVASGAAVPGVLGDAGPVVRWGLPALRTTGDLAVSVVLGSLLLAAFALVPGSAAWRSVARLASGAAVVWVLAAVVQPVFAYADIAGAPLSSGDLGSQIGFFLTQVPPGRTALATAVLAVLAGTLVALGTATPASAAVAAVLTGAALVPIALGSHASAEGGHHTAVSGWWLHALGVGAWAGGLVALAVAGPHLGRALPVVVRRYSALALGSFALVVVSGVANGWVQVGGSLSGLASPYGGLLAVKTAAAVALGAAGWVHRRSAIAGLERAAGPAAATGRLFWRLVAGEVVVMAATVGVAVALVRTGPPATAGDGPRSLAEQLTNDVVPPLPATPLRLLAEPAPDLLWLVVCGALALAYGAGLRRLRARGDRWPAGRAVSWFAGVVVLAWATSFGPQAYIDLLFSAHMVAHMTIMMVAPILLVAGAPITLAMRTLPKRRDGSRGPREWLLVLVHSRWARFVSHPVVAAVLFAGSVIVFYFSPLFGLALSTHLGHELMEVHFLLTGYLFASAVIGVDPGAWNPPYPLRLLLLLATMAFHAFFGVALTSGNELLAADWFSRLGLGVDALADQRTGGAIAWGIGELPTLVLAIVLAVQWSRSDERETRRRDRAADRDGDAELAAYNAMLAARSGAGQQGAGKQGR; this is translated from the coding sequence GTGGTTCTCGAGCGGGACGTCACCGCCGTCCGCGACGTCGGGCGGGCCGAGCGCTCCCCCGTGGCGCTGGCCCTCGTCCTCGGCGTGCCCGTGGCCCTCGTGGCCCTGGTCGTCTCGATGGTCGCCAGCGGCGCGGCGGTGCCCGGCGTCCTCGGCGATGCCGGGCCGGTGGTGCGCTGGGGCCTACCGGCGCTGCGGACCACCGGTGACCTGGCGGTCTCCGTGGTGCTGGGGTCGCTGCTCCTGGCGGCCTTCGCCCTCGTGCCCGGCTCGGCCGCCTGGCGCTCGGTCGCCCGGCTGGCGTCCGGCGCCGCCGTCGTGTGGGTCCTCGCGGCCGTGGTCCAGCCGGTCTTCGCCTACGCGGACATCGCGGGCGCCCCGCTCAGCAGCGGCGACCTGGGCAGCCAGATCGGGTTCTTCCTCACCCAGGTCCCCCCGGGGCGCACCGCGCTCGCCACCGCCGTGCTGGCGGTGCTCGCGGGGACGCTCGTGGCGCTGGGCACGGCCACCCCCGCGTCCGCGGCCGTCGCAGCCGTCCTCACCGGCGCAGCCCTCGTGCCCATCGCCCTGGGCAGCCACGCCAGCGCCGAGGGCGGCCACCACACCGCCGTCTCCGGCTGGTGGCTGCACGCCCTCGGCGTCGGTGCCTGGGCGGGGGGCCTGGTGGCCCTCGCCGTGGCCGGTCCCCACCTCGGCCGGGCGCTGCCCGTGGTGGTACGGCGCTACTCCGCCCTGGCCCTGGGGTCCTTCGCCCTCGTGGTGGTCTCGGGGGTGGCCAACGGCTGGGTGCAGGTCGGCGGCTCGCTGTCCGGTCTCGCCAGCCCGTACGGGGGGCTGCTGGCCGTCAAGACGGCGGCAGCCGTGGCCCTCGGTGCAGCGGGCTGGGTGCACCGCCGCAGCGCCATCGCCGGCCTCGAGCGCGCCGCCGGCCCCGCCGCTGCGACCGGGCGGCTGTTCTGGCGGCTCGTGGCCGGCGAGGTGGTCGTGATGGCCGCGACAGTCGGCGTGGCGGTGGCCCTGGTCCGCACCGGGCCGCCGGCCACCGCGGGGGACGGCCCGCGCTCGCTGGCCGAGCAGCTCACCAACGACGTGGTCCCGCCCCTGCCGGCCACGCCGCTGCGGCTGCTGGCCGAGCCTGCTCCGGACCTGCTGTGGCTGGTGGTCTGCGGGGCCCTGGCGCTCGCCTACGGGGCTGGCCTGCGCCGCCTGCGCGCCCGCGGTGACCGCTGGCCCGCGGGTCGGGCGGTGTCGTGGTTCGCCGGCGTCGTCGTCCTCGCCTGGGCCACCTCGTTCGGACCGCAGGCCTACATCGACCTGCTCTTCAGCGCCCACATGGTCGCGCACATGACGATCATGATGGTGGCGCCGATCCTCCTCGTGGCCGGCGCGCCCATCACCCTGGCGATGCGGACGCTGCCCAAGCGCCGCGACGGCAGCCGCGGGCCGCGCGAGTGGCTGCTCGTGCTGGTGCACTCCCGCTGGGCCCGCTTCGTCTCCCACCCCGTGGTGGCGGCGGTGCTCTTCGCCGGAAGCGTCATCGTCTTCTACTTCTCGCCGCTGTTCGGGTTGGCGCTGTCCACCCACCTCGGGCACGAGCTCATGGAGGTGCACTTCCTCCTCACCGGGTACCTGTTCGCCTCCGCGGTGATCGGCGTGGACCCGGGCGCCTGGAACCCGCCGTACCCGCTGCGCCTGCTCCTGCTGCTGGCCACCATGGCGTTCCACGCGTTCTTCGGGGTGGCGCTGACCAGCGGCAACGAGCTGCTCGCTGCGGACTGGTTCTCCCGCCTCGGCCTCGGCGTGGACGCCCTCGCCGACCAGCGCACCGGTGGCGCCATCGCCTGGGGCATCGGGGAGCTGCCCACGCTGGTGCTGGCGATCGTGCTGGCCGTGCAGTGGTCGCGCAGCGACGAGCGCGAGACGCGCCGCCGCGACCGCGCTGCCGACCGGGACGGAGACGCCGAGCTGGCCGCGTACAACGCCATGCTGGCCGCCCGCTCGGGCGCCGGTCAGCAGGGTGCTGGTAAGCAGGGGCGATGA